The following proteins are encoded in a genomic region of Phragmites australis chromosome 9, lpPhrAust1.1, whole genome shotgun sequence:
- the LOC133929482 gene encoding anaphase-promoting complex subunit 10-like, translating to MESDGEEEAVVTPAAGAAPAAGRLKGSPELSVDADMREMAKTAAWSVSSCKAGNGVAALRDDNLDTYWQSDGAQPHLVNIQFQKKVQLQLVVLYVDFKLDESYTPSKISIRAGDGFHNLKEIKTVELAKPVGWVHISLSGADPRETFIHTFMLQIAVLSNHLNGRDTHIRQIKIYGPRPNPVPRQPFHFTSREFITYSTVR from the exons ATGGAAtccgacggcgaggaggaggccgtgGTGAccccggcggcgggggcggcgccgGCCGCGGGGCGGCTGAAGGGCAGCCCGGAGCTGTCGGTGGACGCGGACATGCGGGAGATGGCGAAGACGGCCGCCTGGAGTGTCAGCTCCTGCAAAGCCGGCAACGGCGTCGCGGCCCTCCGCGACGACAACCTCGACACCTACTGGCA GTCGGACGGGGCGCAGCCGCACCTGGTGAACATCCAGTTCCAGAAGAAGGTGCAGCTGCAG cttgttgtgctctaCGTGGATTTCAAGCTCGATGAGAGCTACACGCCAAGCAAGATCTCCATTCGGGCCGGCGATGGCTTCCACAATCTCAAG GAAATTAAAACTGTGGAGCTTGCCAAGCCAGTTGGATGGGTGCATATATCATTGTCTGGTGCTGATCCACG AGAAACATTCATTCATACATTCATGCTCCAAATTGCGGTTTTATCTAATCACCTGAATGGGAGGGACACTCATATCCGACAGATAAAGATATATGGTCCACGCCC GAACCCTGTTCCCCGCCAACCATTTCATTTTACTTCCAGGGAATTCATAACATACTCCACTGTTAGGTGA